The following proteins come from a genomic window of Sphingomonas oryzagri:
- the rho gene encoding transcription termination factor Rho — MHLKDLKKTAPADLVSMAEELGVEGASTLRKQDLMFAILKEQAEQGDQIMGEGTIEVLPDGFGFLRSPQANYLAGPDDIYVSPNQVRKFGLRTGDTVDGEIRAPKDGERYFALTKLNSINFDDPDVVRHRVNFDNLTPLYPEQKLTLDPGDPTQKDKSARVIDIVSPQGKGQRTLIVAPPRVGKTVMLQNIAKAITDNHPEVFLIVLLIDERPEEVTDMQRSVRGEVISSTFDEPATRHVQVAEMVIEKAKRLVEHKKDVVILLDSITRLGRAYNTVVPSSGKVLTGGVDANALQRPKRFFGAARNIEEGGSLSIIATALIDTGSRMDEVIFEEFKGTGNSEIVLDRKVADKRIFPAMDVGKSGTRKEELLVEKDKLSKMWVLRRILMQMGTTDAMEFLLDKMKDSKTNEDFFASMNQ; from the coding sequence ATGCACCTCAAAGACCTCAAGAAGACCGCCCCCGCCGACCTCGTTTCCATGGCCGAGGAGCTCGGCGTCGAGGGTGCGTCGACGCTGCGCAAGCAGGACCTGATGTTCGCCATCCTGAAGGAGCAGGCGGAACAGGGCGATCAGATCATGGGCGAGGGCACGATCGAGGTGCTGCCCGACGGCTTCGGCTTTCTGCGCAGTCCGCAGGCCAATTATCTCGCCGGCCCGGACGACATCTACGTCTCGCCCAACCAGGTCCGGAAGTTCGGCCTGCGTACCGGCGACACCGTGGACGGCGAGATCCGCGCGCCCAAGGACGGCGAGCGTTACTTCGCGCTGACCAAGCTCAATTCGATCAATTTCGACGATCCCGACGTCGTCCGCCACCGCGTCAATTTCGACAATCTCACCCCGCTCTATCCCGAGCAGAAGCTGACGCTCGATCCGGGCGATCCGACCCAGAAGGACAAGTCGGCGCGCGTCATCGACATCGTTTCGCCGCAGGGCAAGGGCCAGCGTACCTTGATCGTCGCCCCGCCGCGCGTCGGCAAGACGGTGATGCTGCAGAACATCGCCAAGGCGATCACCGACAACCATCCCGAAGTCTTCCTGATCGTGCTGCTGATCGACGAGCGGCCGGAAGAAGTCACCGACATGCAGCGTTCGGTGCGCGGCGAGGTGATCTCGTCCACCTTCGACGAGCCGGCCACGCGCCACGTCCAGGTCGCCGAAATGGTGATCGAGAAGGCCAAGCGCCTCGTCGAGCACAAGAAGGACGTCGTGATCCTGCTTGATTCGATCACGCGCCTCGGCCGCGCCTACAACACCGTCGTCCCGTCCTCGGGCAAGGTGCTGACCGGCGGTGTCGACGCCAACGCCCTGCAGCGCCCCAAGCGCTTCTTCGGTGCCGCGCGCAACATCGAGGAAGGCGGCTCGCTCTCGATCATCGCCACCGCGCTGATCGACACCGGCAGCCGCATGGACGAGGTGATCTTCGAAGAGTTCAAGGGCACCGGCAACTCGGAAATCGTGCTCGACCGCAAGGTGGCCGACAAGCGCATCTTCCCGGCGATGGACGTCGGCAAGTCCGGCACTCGCAAGGAGGAACTGCTGGTCGAGAAGGACAAGCTGTCCAAGATGTGGGTGTTGCGTCGCATCCTCATGCAGATGGGCACCACCGACGCGATGGAATTCCTGCTCGACAAGATGAAGGATTCCAAGACCAACGAGGACTTCTTCGCCTCGATGAACCAGTAA
- a CDS encoding thiamine phosphate synthase, giving the protein MTDERIGDALWIALERLPRGAGIVFRHYGVPPGERRALYEQVRAVARRRRLVLILASSPEQAAAWKADGVHGRSPRRGARPLIRSAPAHDGMELRAARHADLRFVSPVFATRSHPGARTLGPIRLGLMLGRERDGIVALGGMNHRRAQALRNLGITRWAAIDGLIRT; this is encoded by the coding sequence ATGACGGACGAGCGGATCGGCGATGCGCTGTGGATCGCGCTGGAGCGGTTGCCGCGCGGCGCGGGCATCGTATTCCGCCATTATGGGGTGCCGCCGGGCGAACGGCGCGCGCTCTACGAGCAGGTGCGTGCCGTGGCACGTCGTCGTCGCCTCGTATTGATTCTTGCATCATCGCCCGAGCAAGCGGCCGCCTGGAAAGCGGATGGCGTTCATGGCCGCTCGCCGCGCCGCGGGGCGCGTCCGCTGATTCGCTCCGCACCGGCTCATGACGGCATGGAATTGCGCGCCGCGCGCCATGCCGATCTCCGGTTCGTGTCGCCGGTCTTTGCCACGCGGTCCCATCCCGGCGCGCGCACGCTGGGGCCGATTCGGCTCGGGCTGATGCTGGGCCGCGAGCGAGACGGCATCGTCGCGCTCGGCGGCATGAATCACCGCCGTGCTCAGGCTTTGAGAAATCTCGGAATCACGCGTTGGGCCGCGATCGACGGCCTGATCAGAACTTGA
- a CDS encoding DUF3576 domain-containing protein produces MMQFPARTLRPIAGALTAALLLAGCAHHDKNKAKALSADLAASKITQIGVNAYLWRAALDTVSFMPLAQVDSNGGVIVTDWYANPQTPGERMKLTVSILDQDLRADAVRVAASREVNQGGNWVDAPVAAQTVQKLEDIILQRARDLRRGAISG; encoded by the coding sequence ATGATGCAGTTTCCCGCCCGCACCCTGCGCCCGATCGCCGGCGCTTTGACCGCCGCTTTGCTGCTCGCCGGGTGCGCGCATCACGACAAGAACAAGGCCAAGGCGCTCAGCGCCGATCTGGCCGCGTCCAAGATCACCCAGATCGGCGTGAACGCCTATCTGTGGCGTGCCGCGCTCGACACCGTGTCGTTCATGCCGCTCGCCCAGGTGGATTCGAACGGCGGCGTAATCGTCACCGACTGGTACGCCAACCCGCAGACGCCGGGCGAGCGGATGAAGCTCACCGTATCGATCCTCGATCAGGATCTGCGCGCCGACGCCGTGCGCGTCGCCGCTTCGCGCGAGGTCAACCAGGGCGGCAACTGGGTCGATGCCCCGGTCGCCGCGCAGACGGTGCAGAAGCTGGAGGACATCATCCTGCAGCGCGCCCGTGACCTGCGCCGCGGCGCCATTTCGGGCTGA
- the leuS gene encoding leucine--tRNA ligase, translating to MEKRFNPLAADGRWQQAWDEAQAFRADDSSPKPKCYVLEMFPYPSGRIHMGHVRNYTMGDVLARYKRMTGHEVLHPMGWDAFGMPAENAAMEKKVHPGDWTRANIAAMKAQLKRLGFALDWSRELATCEPDYYGHEQALFLKMLEAGLVYRKESEVNWDPVDMTVLANEQVIDGRGWRSGALVERRKLAQWFLKITDFAEDLLDGLDGLPDWPEKVKLMQANWIGRSRGLRFGFRLDQAAGGHDGIEVYSTRPDTIFGASFVAIAADHPLALALAEQDPALAAFADECRRTGTAAEEIETAEKKGYDTGLNAVHPFDPEWKLPVFVANFVLMGYGTGAVMGVPAHDQRDLDFARKYMLPVPRVVAAEGEADKPIHDEAYTGPGRLVNSRFLDSMSVDEAKAAVIAKAEEGGWGQGTTVFRLRDWGVSRQRYWGTPIPVIHCGTCGIVPVPADQLPVVLPEDVSFDVPGNPLDRHPTWRDVSCPTCGAAAKRETDTLDTFADSSWYFVRFASQPEDKPFDKAIAEQWLPVGQYIGGIEHAILHLLYARFWTRALKHLGLLDFAEPFGGLFTQGMVTHETYSFVSHEEQGDRVNWVGTDEIEKRDGGLFIAGTDQPVTVGRVEKMSKSKKNTVDPTAIIDQYGADAARWFMLSDSPPERDLEWSEAGIEGAWRFVQRVWRLAADREPAEGQDKELDRKLHKAIAGIAEDIEALGFNKAVAKLYELANALEKAKPSASRTAAIDTLLLLVAPMIPHLAEEAWAARGHDGLIALADWPKVDPALLVDEEVTIAIQVNGKLRDTLTAPKGADKASLEAMALGSEKIIAFLEGKEPKKVIVVPDRLVNLVA from the coding sequence ATGGAAAAGCGCTTCAACCCGCTCGCCGCCGACGGCCGCTGGCAACAGGCGTGGGACGAGGCGCAGGCCTTCCGCGCCGACGATTCCTCGCCCAAGCCCAAATGCTACGTGCTGGAGATGTTCCCCTATCCGTCGGGGCGCATCCACATGGGCCACGTCCGCAATTACACGATGGGCGACGTGCTCGCCCGCTACAAGCGGATGACCGGGCATGAGGTACTCCACCCGATGGGGTGGGACGCCTTCGGCATGCCGGCCGAGAATGCCGCGATGGAGAAGAAGGTCCATCCCGGCGACTGGACCCGCGCCAACATCGCCGCGATGAAGGCGCAGTTGAAGCGGCTGGGCTTCGCGCTCGACTGGTCGCGCGAACTCGCCACCTGCGAGCCGGATTATTACGGCCACGAGCAGGCGCTGTTCCTGAAGATGCTGGAAGCCGGCCTCGTCTACCGCAAGGAGAGCGAGGTCAATTGGGATCCGGTCGACATGACCGTGCTCGCCAACGAGCAGGTGATCGACGGGCGCGGCTGGCGCTCGGGCGCCTTGGTCGAGCGGCGCAAGCTGGCCCAGTGGTTCCTCAAGATCACCGACTTCGCCGAGGATCTCCTCGACGGGCTCGACGGCCTGCCCGACTGGCCCGAGAAGGTGAAGCTGATGCAGGCCAACTGGATCGGGCGATCCAGGGGGCTGCGCTTCGGCTTCAGGCTGGATCAGGCTGCCGGCGGGCATGACGGGATCGAGGTCTACTCCACCCGCCCCGACACCATCTTCGGCGCGAGCTTCGTGGCGATCGCGGCGGATCATCCGCTGGCGCTGGCGCTGGCCGAGCAGGACCCGGCGCTCGCCGCTTTCGCCGACGAGTGCCGCCGCACCGGCACCGCGGCCGAGGAGATCGAGACCGCCGAGAAGAAGGGCTACGACACCGGCCTCAACGCCGTGCATCCTTTCGATCCGGAGTGGAAGCTGCCGGTCTTCGTCGCGAACTTCGTGCTGATGGGCTACGGCACCGGCGCGGTGATGGGTGTGCCCGCGCACGACCAGCGCGACCTAGATTTCGCGCGCAAATATATGCTGCCGGTGCCGCGCGTGGTGGCCGCCGAGGGTGAGGCCGACAAGCCGATCCACGACGAGGCCTATACCGGCCCCGGCAGGCTGGTGAATTCGCGTTTCCTCGACAGCATGAGTGTCGATGAGGCCAAGGCTGCCGTGATCGCCAAGGCGGAGGAAGGCGGCTGGGGCCAGGGCACCACCGTGTTCCGCCTGCGCGACTGGGGCGTTAGCCGTCAGCGTTACTGGGGCACGCCGATCCCGGTGATCCATTGCGGCACCTGCGGCATCGTGCCGGTGCCCGCCGACCAGCTGCCGGTGGTGCTGCCCGAGGACGTCAGCTTCGACGTGCCCGGCAACCCGCTCGATCGACACCCGACATGGCGCGATGTTAGCTGCCCGACCTGCGGCGCGGCGGCGAAGCGTGAGACCGATACGCTCGATACCTTCGCGGATTCGAGCTGGTATTTCGTCCGCTTCGCCAGCCAGCCCGAGGACAAGCCGTTCGACAAGGCCATTGCCGAGCAATGGCTGCCGGTCGGCCAGTATATCGGCGGCATCGAGCATGCGATCCTGCACCTGCTCTACGCGCGCTTCTGGACGCGCGCGCTCAAGCATCTGGGCCTGCTGGACTTCGCCGAGCCGTTCGGCGGCCTGTTCACGCAGGGCATGGTGACGCACGAAACCTATTCCTTCGTGTCTCACGAGGAACAGGGCGACCGGGTCAACTGGGTCGGCACCGATGAGATCGAGAAGCGCGACGGCGGCCTGTTCATCGCCGGCACGGACCAGCCGGTGACGGTCGGCCGCGTCGAGAAGATGTCCAAGTCCAAGAAGAACACGGTCGATCCCACCGCGATCATCGATCAATACGGGGCGGACGCGGCGCGCTGGTTCATGCTGTCCGACAGCCCGCCCGAGCGCGACCTCGAATGGTCGGAAGCCGGGATCGAGGGCGCGTGGCGCTTCGTCCAGCGCGTATGGCGCCTCGCCGCCGATCGCGAGCCGGCCGAGGGGCAGGACAAGGAGCTCGACCGCAAGCTGCACAAGGCTATCGCCGGCATCGCCGAGGATATCGAGGCACTCGGCTTCAACAAGGCGGTTGCCAAGCTGTATGAGCTGGCCAACGCGCTGGAGAAGGCCAAGCCGTCCGCCAGCCGCACCGCGGCGATCGACACGCTGCTGTTGCTGGTCGCGCCGATGATCCCGCATCTCGCCGAGGAAGCGTGGGCGGCTCGTGGCCATGACGGCCTGATCGCGTTGGCAGATTGGCCGAAGGTCGATCCGGCGCTGCTGGTGGATGAGGAGGTGACCATCGCCATCCAGGTCAACGGCAAGCTGCGCGACACCCTCACCGCCCCCAAGGGCGCCGACAAGGCGTCGCTGGAAGCGATGGCGCTGGGTTCGGAAAAGATCATCGCCTTCCTCGAGGGCAAGGAGCCGAAGAAGGTGATCGTCGTTCCCGATCGACTGGTGAATCTGGTCGCATGA
- the lptE gene encoding LPS assembly lipoprotein LptE: protein MKRFARLLPLLALALPLAGCGLHPLYEGGMHGAVAEKLSGIEVGAISGQSGWLMRNALNDRLGATGHSETPRYKLVVDLSDQISGLGINQQGTVTRERRVLRARFRLVTNDAAGTTLLDASAGSDAGIDAVSSDYATVAAEQTALENLVDDVADQIVARVAVFARHNKDR, encoded by the coding sequence ATGAAGCGTTTCGCCCGCCTCCTCCCCCTTCTCGCGCTGGCGCTGCCGCTCGCCGGTTGCGGCCTGCACCCGCTCTATGAGGGCGGCATGCACGGCGCCGTCGCCGAGAAGCTGTCGGGGATCGAGGTCGGCGCGATCAGCGGCCAGTCGGGCTGGCTGATGCGCAATGCGCTCAACGATCGGCTGGGCGCGACCGGGCATAGCGAGACGCCGCGCTACAAGCTGGTGGTCGATCTCAGCGATCAGATCAGCGGTCTGGGCATCAACCAGCAGGGTACCGTGACCCGCGAGCGGCGTGTCCTGCGCGCCCGCTTCCGTCTGGTCACCAATGATGCGGCCGGCACGACCCTGCTCGATGCGAGCGCCGGATCGGACGCGGGTATCGATGCCGTCAGCTCCGATTACGCCACCGTCGCCGCCGAGCAGACCGCGCTCGAGAATCTGGTGGACGATGTGGCGGATCAGATCGTGGCCCGCGTCGCGGTATTCGCGCGGCACAACAAGGACCGGTGA
- the holA gene encoding DNA polymerase III subunit delta, producing MAKDAAIRAALDKADPSIRCYLLYGPDESASRALAQRLATAMGPDAERIDLEPSQITADPALLTDEAASISMFGGARHIRVEGASDACLGAVEALLEAPAAGNPVVLIGGALRKDSKLVKLVSGHATGMAHASWQPDAGDIDQVAMELGRAQGLRIGRELARRLSASSGGDRAVLASEIEKLALYADASPDQPREADHAMLDAIGADMGEADLTRFTDAVLRGDEAVLDAEITRLVQEGREGVGLVRALLPQLVQLAAIRTEIDRGASPSQAVDKAGRAIFWKQKDKMAGYAMRWPSTRIARAIERISEAGREIMRASGPGPIAVDAELFTIARQAGRSRR from the coding sequence ATGGCCAAGGACGCGGCCATCCGCGCCGCGCTCGACAAGGCCGATCCGTCGATCCGCTGCTATCTGCTTTACGGCCCCGACGAATCAGCATCGCGCGCGCTCGCGCAGCGGCTGGCCACGGCTATGGGGCCGGATGCCGAGCGGATCGATCTCGAACCGTCCCAGATCACCGCCGATCCGGCGCTGCTGACCGATGAGGCCGCCTCGATCTCGATGTTCGGCGGGGCGCGGCACATTCGTGTCGAGGGCGCCAGCGATGCCTGCCTGGGGGCCGTGGAGGCTCTGCTGGAGGCACCCGCGGCGGGGAACCCGGTGGTGCTGATCGGCGGCGCGCTACGCAAGGATTCGAAGCTGGTGAAGCTGGTCTCCGGCCATGCGACGGGCATGGCCCATGCCAGCTGGCAGCCCGATGCGGGCGATATCGATCAGGTGGCGATGGAACTCGGCCGCGCGCAGGGGCTGCGTATCGGGCGCGAGCTGGCACGGCGCCTTTCCGCGTCGTCGGGCGGCGATCGCGCGGTGCTGGCATCGGAGATCGAGAAACTCGCGCTCTACGCCGATGCCTCGCCCGATCAGCCGCGCGAGGCCGATCATGCGATGCTCGATGCGATCGGCGCCGATATGGGGGAAGCCGATCTCACCCGCTTCACCGACGCCGTGCTGCGCGGGGACGAGGCGGTTCTCGATGCCGAGATCACGCGACTGGTACAGGAAGGGCGCGAAGGCGTTGGGCTGGTGCGCGCATTGCTGCCGCAGCTCGTCCAGCTCGCCGCGATCCGCACCGAGATCGATCGCGGCGCCTCTCCGTCGCAGGCGGTGGACAAGGCCGGTCGCGCGATCTTCTGGAAGCAGAAGGACAAGATGGCCGGCTACGCGATGCGCTGGCCCTCCACGCGCATCGCCCGCGCGATCGAGCGCATATCGGAGGCTGGCCGCGAGATCATGCGCGCATCCGGCCCCGGCCCGATCGCGGTGGATGCCGAGCTGTTCACCATCGCCCGGCAGGCCGGGCGCAGCCGGCGCTAG
- a CDS encoding P-II family nitrogen regulator — protein sequence MKLIIAIIKPFKLDEVREALSGIGVAGMTVTEVKGFGRQKGQTEIYRGAEYSTNMVPKIKIEVACGSDLASRVVEAIQQAANTGAIGDGKIFVLDLAQAVRIRTGEIDETAL from the coding sequence ATGAAACTGATCATAGCCATCATCAAGCCATTCAAGCTGGACGAAGTGCGTGAGGCGCTCTCGGGCATCGGCGTCGCGGGGATGACCGTGACCGAGGTCAAGGGCTTCGGCCGGCAGAAGGGGCAGACCGAAATCTACCGCGGTGCGGAATATTCCACGAACATGGTGCCGAAGATCAAGATCGAGGTCGCGTGCGGCTCCGATCTGGCGTCGCGCGTCGTGGAGGCGATCCAGCAGGCGGCCAACACCGGCGCGATCGGCGACGGCAAGATCTTCGTTCTCGATCTCGCGCAGGCGGTCCGCATCCGCACCGGCGAAATCGACGAAACCGCGCTCTGA
- a CDS encoding YggS family pyridoxal phosphate-dependent enzyme codes for MPGTEAPPRERLAAVRDTIAHTAKIAGGPAEAVTLIAISKTVPAEGIEPLLAAGQRVFGENRVQEAQGKWPALRTRHPDVVLHLVGQLQSNKAVEAVALFDAIHSVDRSSLVQALGKAMGASGKRPDCFVQVNIGEEEQKGGVAIAELPALLAEAREAGLPIVGLMAVPPADVEPAPYFALLAKLAKDHGLARLSMGMSGDYETAVLLGSTEVRVGTALFGARA; via the coding sequence ATGCCCGGAACCGAAGCACCGCCGCGCGAACGCCTCGCCGCCGTCCGCGATACGATCGCCCACACCGCGAAGATCGCCGGCGGGCCCGCCGAGGCGGTGACGCTGATCGCCATCTCCAAGACGGTCCCCGCCGAGGGGATCGAGCCGCTGCTCGCCGCCGGGCAGCGCGTGTTCGGCGAGAATCGCGTGCAGGAAGCGCAGGGCAAATGGCCGGCGCTGCGGACACGCCATCCGGATGTCGTCCTCCACCTCGTCGGCCAGCTCCAGTCGAACAAGGCGGTCGAGGCGGTCGCGCTGTTCGATGCGATCCACTCGGTCGATCGCTCGTCGCTGGTGCAGGCGCTCGGCAAGGCGATGGGCGCGTCAGGCAAGCGGCCCGATTGCTTCGTGCAGGTCAATATTGGCGAGGAGGAGCAGAAAGGCGGCGTCGCGATCGCCGAGCTGCCCGCCCTGCTTGCAGAGGCGCGCGAGGCCGGCCTGCCGATCGTCGGGTTGATGGCGGTGCCGCCCGCCGACGTCGAACCCGCGCCCTATTTCGCGCTGCTCGCCAAGCTGGCGAAGGACCATGGCCTCGCGCGTCTCAGCATGGGGATGTCGGGGGATTACGAGACGGCTGTGCTGCTCGGATCGACCGAGGTCCGCGTCGGCACTGCCTTGTTCGGGGCGCGGGCCTAG
- the recQ gene encoding DNA helicase RecQ, with amino-acid sequence MLADPLDILKTTFGFPAFRGVQERVVARVMAGEGTLAVMPTGAGKSLCYQLPALARRGTAVVISPLIALMHDQVRSAEAFGIHAATLTSADSDRDETMRRFREGELDLLYVAPERASNPGFRDLLRLTELSLFAIDEAHCVSEWGHDFRPDYRLLRPLLDAFPEVPRLALTATADEHTRADILQQLGLPQDGLIVAGFDRPNIQYRISPRDGLAQQLKAFIAEQEGAGIVYAPTRDATERLAAQIAEAGRPTRAYHAGLDPAVRAKNQRDFVASEDMVMVATIAFGMGIDKPDVRFVAHAGLPKSIEAYYQETGRAGRDGEPAVAQLFWGAEDFARARKRLGEVDDTRVAGERARLNALAQLVETSECRRAILLRHFGEHPPERCGNCDNCLSPPATVDVTTVAQKLLSAAFRTEMRFGVGHLVDVLAGRDTDKVISNGHNRLSVFGIADEEELKLVRPVARVLIARDALRADDYGGLSFGPSARSILKGEESVGLVVQPKRERRRKRAAQEEYPHDPLFEALRAKRREIAKDRGVPPYVIFHDSTLREMAGLHPTTLTGLAQVTGVGEAKREAYGDAFLEVLKNWRG; translated from the coding sequence ATGCTCGCCGATCCCCTCGACATCCTGAAGACCACCTTCGGCTTCCCGGCCTTCCGCGGCGTGCAGGAGCGGGTGGTCGCGCGGGTGATGGCGGGCGAGGGAACGCTGGCGGTGATGCCGACGGGTGCCGGCAAGTCGCTCTGCTACCAGCTGCCGGCGCTGGCCCGGCGCGGTACGGCGGTGGTGATCTCGCCGCTGATCGCGCTGATGCACGATCAGGTCCGCTCGGCCGAGGCGTTCGGTATCCATGCCGCGACGCTCACGTCAGCGGACAGCGACCGCGACGAGACGATGCGCCGCTTCCGCGAGGGCGAGCTGGATCTGCTCTACGTCGCGCCCGAGCGCGCGTCGAACCCTGGCTTCCGCGATCTGCTGCGGCTGACCGAGCTATCTCTCTTCGCGATCGACGAGGCGCATTGCGTCAGCGAATGGGGCCACGATTTCCGCCCCGATTACCGCCTTCTCCGCCCGCTGCTCGATGCCTTTCCGGAGGTTCCGCGCCTCGCGCTCACCGCGACCGCCGACGAGCATACCCGCGCGGACATCCTCCAGCAGCTCGGATTGCCGCAAGACGGGTTGATCGTCGCCGGCTTCGACCGGCCGAACATCCAGTATCGTATCTCGCCACGCGACGGCCTGGCCCAGCAACTCAAGGCCTTCATCGCCGAGCAGGAGGGAGCGGGGATCGTGTACGCACCCACCCGCGACGCGACAGAGCGGCTGGCCGCACAGATCGCGGAAGCGGGGCGCCCGACCCGCGCCTATCATGCCGGCCTCGACCCCGCGGTGCGCGCCAAGAACCAGCGCGACTTCGTGGCATCCGAGGACATGGTGATGGTGGCGACCATCGCCTTCGGCATGGGCATCGACAAGCCTGACGTCCGGTTCGTCGCCCATGCCGGCCTGCCCAAATCGATCGAGGCTTATTATCAGGAGACCGGCCGCGCCGGCCGCGACGGCGAACCGGCGGTGGCTCAGCTCTTCTGGGGCGCGGAGGATTTCGCGCGGGCGAGAAAGCGGCTCGGCGAGGTGGACGATACGCGGGTGGCGGGCGAGCGGGCGCGGCTCAATGCGCTCGCCCAACTGGTCGAGACGAGCGAGTGCCGCCGCGCCATCCTGCTCCGCCATTTCGGCGAGCACCCGCCCGAACGCTGCGGCAATTGCGACAATTGCCTGTCGCCGCCCGCCACGGTGGACGTGACGACGGTGGCGCAGAAGCTGCTCTCCGCCGCCTTCCGCACCGAGATGCGCTTCGGCGTCGGCCATCTCGTCGACGTGCTGGCGGGGCGCGATACCGACAAGGTGATCTCGAACGGCCACAATCGCCTCTCGGTTTTCGGCATCGCCGACGAGGAGGAGCTGAAGCTGGTCCGCCCGGTGGCACGCGTGCTGATCGCGCGCGATGCCTTGCGGGCCGACGATTATGGCGGTCTTTCTTTCGGCCCTTCGGCGCGATCGATCCTCAAGGGCGAGGAATCGGTCGGCCTCGTCGTCCAGCCGAAGCGCGAGCGGAGGCGGAAGCGCGCGGCGCAGGAGGAGTATCCGCACGATCCGCTGTTCGAGGCGCTGCGCGCCAAGCGCCGCGAAATCGCCAAGGATCGCGGTGTGCCGCCCTATGTGATCTTCCACGATTCGACGCTGCGCGAGATGGCGGGCCTGCATCCGACGACTCTCACCGGGCTGGCGCAGGTGACGGGCGTCGGCGAGGCCAAGCGCGAGGCCTATGGCGACGCCTTCCTCGAAGTTCTGAAAAACTGGCGGGGTTGA
- a CDS encoding thioredoxin family protein — MIKSLAYPLFALALLASPATAAPQAPHVSVAGVNDLPQPLPFPYDEQADAQAVVAKAKAQAKREHKRLLIDLGGNWCLDCRVLAGIMELPELHTFLNRHFVIVSVNIGRFDTNGAIAAHYGITRRLDGVPAILAVDPVHDRLLNRDKLFALSDARHMTPQGLSDWLAQWAA; from the coding sequence ATGATCAAGTCGCTTGCGTATCCACTCTTCGCCCTGGCTTTGCTGGCCAGCCCTGCCACCGCCGCCCCGCAGGCGCCGCACGTCTCGGTTGCGGGGGTGAACGACCTGCCCCAGCCCCTGCCCTTCCCTTATGACGAGCAGGCCGATGCGCAGGCCGTCGTCGCCAAGGCAAAGGCGCAGGCGAAGCGCGAGCACAAGCGCCTGCTGATCGATCTCGGCGGCAACTGGTGCCTCGATTGCCGCGTGCTTGCCGGCATCATGGAGTTGCCCGAACTGCACACCTTTCTGAACAGGCATTTCGTGATCGTCAGCGTGAATATCGGCCGCTTCGACACCAACGGCGCGATCGCCGCGCATTACGGCATCACCAGGCGGCTGGACGGCGTGCCGGCAATCCTGGCGGTCGATCCTGTGCATGATCGCCTGCTCAACCGCGACAAGCTCTTCGCGCTGTCCGACGCGCGCCACATGACTCCGCAGGGGCTGTCCGACTGGTTGGCCCAGTGGGCGGCCTGA
- a CDS encoding YjbE family putative metal transport protein (Members of this highly hydrophobic protein family,regularly are found preceded by the yybP-ykoY manganese riboswitch (see RF00080). A metal cation transport function is proposed.): MPAFDFGEILTGPGLAALVQVLTIDLVLAGDNAIVVGALAAGLPPRDRRRVILVGIIAALVLRIAFALVATALIEITGLLLAGGLLLLWVAWKFWREIRSGGDEIGEAEAAAESAPGSFLRAAIAVAVADVSMSLDNVLGVVGAAAEHPAVLVIGLVLSVALMGLAANLIARIIGRHRWIAYVGLAVILYVALHMIWRGSAELAPLLGSG; encoded by the coding sequence TTGCCGGCCTTCGACTTCGGCGAGATCCTGACCGGCCCCGGCCTTGCCGCGCTGGTTCAGGTGCTGACGATCGACCTCGTCCTCGCGGGCGACAATGCGATCGTGGTGGGTGCGCTGGCGGCGGGATTGCCGCCGCGCGACCGGCGGCGTGTCATCCTCGTCGGTATCATTGCGGCGCTGGTGCTGCGTATCGCTTTCGCGCTGGTCGCCACCGCCCTCATCGAAATTACCGGGCTTCTGCTTGCGGGCGGGCTGCTGCTGCTGTGGGTCGCCTGGAAATTCTGGCGCGAGATCCGGTCGGGCGGTGACGAGATCGGCGAGGCGGAAGCGGCGGCGGAGTCCGCGCCCGGCAGCTTCCTCCGCGCGGCGATCGCCGTGGCTGTGGCCGACGTCTCGATGAGCCTCGACAATGTGCTCGGCGTCGTCGGTGCGGCGGCCGAGCACCCGGCAGTGCTGGTGATCGGGCTGGTGCTGTCGGTGGCGCTGATGGGGCTGGCCGCAAACCTGATCGCGCGGATCATCGGGCGCCATCGCTGGATCGCCTATGTCGGCCTGGCGGTGATCCTCTACGTTGCGCTGCACATGATCTGGCGCGGCAGCGCGGAACTGGCGCCGCTGCTCGGCAGCGGCTAG